TATTCTCCGTTGTCAGGGTATTCTTATGGCCGAGATGCTCGGAAATCACCTTTACCGGAACGCCCATATTAATGAGCAGGGAAGCATTGGCGTGTCTGAGATCGTGAACGTGCAGGTCGGGAAGTCCGTTGGCTTTCAGCAGTTTCTTAAA
The sequence above is drawn from the Anaeromusa acidaminophila DSM 3853 genome and encodes:
- a CDS encoding tyrosine-type recombinase/integrase, with the protein product FKKLLKANGLPDLHVHDLRHANASLLINMGVPVKVISEHLGHKNTLTTENIYAHIFNSTKAKASEAISQALTFDTEQFRPCTE